One Gossypium hirsutum isolate 1008001.06 chromosome A11, Gossypium_hirsutum_v2.1, whole genome shotgun sequence genomic window carries:
- the LOC107923437 gene encoding serine/threonine-protein phosphatase 7 long form homolog: MAKNMLPEKRFGMATASLIKKDPHIADTVNKTESYRVLRGQVNGLGYSPDARLMLYLELAGFGSAALIRTFDLRYDLISALVERCCPETHTFHLLCGECTVTLEDVALQLGLPIDGSSVTGVSAIAELTALCYSLLGASSGDDESNLLGLKFTWLKAKFQHLPDNATEEELMCAARAYIMYIIGGVLMPDANNNGVHLMYLPLLTDLHNVRSYSWGSAVMAMLYRELCRTTKPHAADIGGCLILLQSWALFRMLFLASVSHQPYVYPLVNRWSIYPGIGRSYTVPIYRLLIEQHAGEGFIWMSYRRPELVAVIPSSAYIYSQLWCTNAPIISFNVVEWYHGDRVIRQFGCIQYIPDLPKEVGKVHGINKRGKHGMH; this comes from the exons atGGCAAAAAATATGCTGCCGGAAAAAcggtttg GTATGGCAACGGCTTCATTGATTAAGAAAGATCCTCACATAGCTGACACAGTTAATAAAAcg GAATCGTACCGTGTATTAAGGGGCCAggtgaatggtttaggatattcCCCGGATGCACGACTGATGCTGTACTTGGAGCTAGCTGGATTCGGGTCAGCAGCATTGATCCGGACGTTTGATTTACGGTACGATTTAATATCCGCATTGGTTGAGCGTTGCTGCCCGGaaacccacacttttcatttgctATGTGGGGAGTGCACTGTCACTCTGGAGGATGTTGCACTGCAACTTGGGCTCCCAATCGACGGAAGTTCGGTCACGGGCGTAAGTGCGATAGCTGAGCTGACTGCACTTTGTTATAGCCTCCTAGGAGCCTCGTCCGGCGATGATGAGTCCAATTTATTAGGTTTGAAATTTACATGGTTGAAAGCAAAGTTTCAGCATTTACCAGATAATGCCACTGAAGAAGAGTTGATGTGCGCAGCTCGAGCGTACATTATGTATATTATAGGGGGTGTATTGATGCCCGATGCGAATAACAACGGGGTTCATCTCATGTATTTACCTCTATTAACTGATTTGCATAATGTTCGCTCGTATAGCTGGGGCTCCGCAGTTATGGCTATGTTGTATCGTGAGCTTTGTCGGACGACAAAGCCTCATGCTGCAGACATAGGCGGATGCCTTATATTGTTGCAGTCATGGGCTCTTTTTCGAATGTTATTCTTGGCATCGGTTAGTCACCAGCCATACGTATATCCACTAGTTaacag ATGGAGTATTTATCCGGGTATCGGGAGGTCGTACACTGTCCCGATATATCGTTTGTTGATTGAGCAACATGCTGGAGAAGGG TTTATTTGGATGTCATATCGTAGACCAGAACTTGTGGCCGTTATACCATCTTCTGCCTACATTTATTCTCAATTGTGGTGCACTAACGCACCAATTATCAGTTTCAATGTAGTCGAATGGTACCATGGGGATCGAGTAATACGACAGTTTGGTTGCATCCAGTATATCCCGGATCTACCAAAGGAGGTGGGGAAGGTTCACGGCATCAACAAGAGAGGGAAACATGGAATGCATTGA